The nucleotide sequence TAACGGTTTGGGGAAAGTAAAGTTTTGCATTGTGTTGGATTTTGAATTCAGAATTTTAAAGCAAAGGTCGCGACGATTTTTTGAATTATTGAAACTATTTCGAGGATTGTAACCGTGCAAAACTTTGTGGTAAAGACCTCAATTGTTTTACATCGTATCTGCAGCCCGACCTGAGCGGTTATCCTTTTTGCGAGAGGCTATGCCGAGCAAAAAGATAATAGCGGAGGGCGGAAATAGCTGCCATAAAAATTAATAATTTTATTATACAACGGAGTCCAAAGATGCCCAAAACATTTTATCTAATTTTTGGCTGTTGTTTCTCTGCTTTCTCCAGTTTCTCTTCGAAACTGTTGAATTTTTTGAAACTTTGCAGGAAGATAAATATGCTGAAAATCACTAGAATAATGCCGACTCCTTTTCTTATTTTGTTAGCCACACGCTGATTCAGTTTGTCATGAAACTGTTTTGCCAGGATGATTTTGAACAAATCTATGAGTAAGTACGTCCCGATAACAATGCCGATGTAAAGCACAAAATCCTGAACTTTGGGATAAGCATTCCGAACCGAAATGACGGTTACAAGCCAGAAAAGAACCACTCCAATGTTAAGAAGGTTAAGTAAAAATCCGTTGAGATAAGTCTTCAAATAATTTTGGCTAATCAGTTTTTCTTCGCCTTCCATATGCATTTTAGTCTTGGAAATCAGCATATAAAGTGCATAGATAAAGATGAGAAATGCAGAAATCTTGTAAAATCCGGGATGCTTGTCTATGAGATACACCAAGTCTGCACTGGCGTAATAACTGACGATAATACAGAGAATATCTGCCGAAACTACCCCAAAATCCAGAGCCAGAGCATGTTTTGGACCGCGGGAGAAGCTGGTTTCTATCAATAGGAAAAATATAGGTCCTATAAAGACCAGACTAAGCATTATTCCTAATCCGACAGCGTATAAAATAAGTTCGAGCATTCGTTTTTAATTTCGGAACCGGCTGTAAAAATAGAGATTTAAAATTTAAGAAATCCTGATAAACTTGTACTAAGTTAGATTTATCTCGCAGATTTTTGTCCACTTAGCTTATTTTGGTATAATCTAGATGTGTAAAAAAATAATCTGCGAGCTTTCTAAGGATTGATTTTAATCAATAATTTTAAAATCGAGTTGCTTAGCAATCAAGTTAGCTTTTACTACTTTGATTTTTACTTCGTCTCCCAACTGATAGGTATTTCCTGTTCTGGACCCGACAATTGCATAATTTTTAGCATCTAGGGAATAAGAATCGTCTACCAAATCACGGAGTTTTATCATTCCCTCTGCGCCGTTTTCCGGAATCTCTACCCAGAAACCATACTCTGCAACACCGGAAATCACACCTGTAAAAACTTCGCCAATATGCTGTTCCATAAACTTAACCTGCATATATTTGATGGAATCTCTTTCTGCATCTGCGGCCAGACGTTCCATCGCTGAACAATGTTTCGCCTTCTCTTCCACTTCTTCTTTATTAGGCGATTTTCCACCGTCCAGATAATGCTGAAGCAATCTATGTGCTATCAGATCCGGATAACGACGGATTGGGGATGTGAAATGAGAATAATAGTCGAAACCAAGTCCGTAATGTCCAATTGGGTCGGTAGAATACACCGCTTTACTCATACTTCGCATTGCCAATGTTTCAATCATATTTTCTTCGCCTTTTCCTTTGACATCGCTCAATAACCTGTTAAGTGATTCTGCTACTTTTTTGGTATTCGCCAAGTCCATTTTGTATCCGAAAGAAAAAACAAATTCTTGGAGTGATTTTAATTTCGCTGGATCTGGATCATCGTGAATACGATAAATGAATGTATTACCTGTCGGCTCTTTTCGTTTATTTAAAGATATAAATTCTGATACTTTTTTATTAGCCAAAAGCATAAATTCTTCAATTAAATGATTGGAATCTTTGCTGACTTTGAAATAAACACCGATTGGATTGCTCTCGTCATCCAGATTAAATCTAACCTCGCTCCTATCAAAGGTAATGGCGCCGTTTCTGATGCGTTCGTTACGCATTATTTTGGCTAATTTATCCAATTGCAGAATTTCTTCTGTCAGGTCGCCTTGCTTGGTTTCGATTCTTTCCTGGGCTTCTTCATAAGTGAATCTTCTATCAGAATGAATGACTGTTCTTCCAAACCACTCTTTATGAACTTTTGCTTCCTCATCCATTTCAAAAACGGCTGAAAAGGTGAATTTATCTTCGTGCGGACGCAGTGAACAGACATCGTTACTTAGAACCTCTGGAAGCATCGGCACTACTCTATCTACCAAGTAAACGGAAGTCGCTCTGGCGTAAGCTTCGTCGTCTAGGATAGTTCCTGGTTTTACATAATGAGAAACGTCCGCAATGTGAACACCAATCTGCCAAAGTCCGTTTTCCAATTTCTGAATAGATAAGGCATCATCGAAATCCTTGGCATCTTTCGGGTCAATCGTAAATGTCAGAATATCACGCATATCCCAGCGTTTCGCCACTTCATCAGCATTGATACTTCTATCGATTTGGTCTGCATCGTGTTCTACTTCCGGTGGAAAATTATAAGGCAAACCATATTCGGCTAAAATAGAATGAATCTCGGTTTCATGTTCGCCAGGTGCGCCTAAAACGGTAATTATTTCTCCTTCGGGATTCTTGCTTCCTGGTCGCCATTCGCGCATTTTGGCGATGACTTTGTCACCATCTTCTGCGCCATTGAAATGGTTTTTACTGATGAACATATCCGTGTTCATCGTCTTTTTATCAAAAACTACAAATCCGAAATCTTTATCCGCAATCTGCTGGAAAACCCCAACAAAAGTGTCTTTGGCTCGTTCTAAAACCTCGACCACAGAACCTTCAACTTTTTTCCCTTTGAAGTTATAAGTTACCAAAAGGACTTTGTCGCCTTGCAAAGCATCTTTTACATTTTTCTGATGAATGAAAACATCATCGGGCATTCCGTCCACTTTTACATAAGCATTTCCGGATTGGTTGAAATCAATAATACCTGTTAAAGTACCTTCAATATTGAGATTGACGATGTATTTTCCTTTCTCTGTTTCTTTGATTTTCTGAGTCGCCAAAAGTCTGTGAAGCGCCTGAATTACAAGCTCTCTTTGTCTTGGATTTTTGTAATCTATTCCTTCCGCAATCTGTTTGTAATTATAGATTTTGGAAGTTTTCTGATTCATAAAACGCAGAATTTTTCTTCCAATATCCTGAAGTTTCTGTTCGTTTTTATGAGATGTATGTTTTTTGTTTTTCATTTAATTTTAATTTTAAGATGTTTAAACTTGTCTAAAAAAGTATTTAACTCATTTAAAAAAACGTTTAAACTCGTTTAAATACGTTTAAAACTTATTTAAATATTTTATTTTAAGTTCCACGTACCATATTCATTACTTTCTATTGTGCCTTCTAGTCTAAGCGCAGAAAGTAAATTTGTTACCTTATTTTTCTTCTTAGCGTCAGTAAGTGCTTGAGATAATTTTGGAATAATAAAATTATCTATATCCTTTCTTTTGGCTTTACCTGATTTGGAGATAAATTCTAATATTAATTTTTTAAAATGTTTATCATCCAGACTTCTGTTATGAATGTATTCTGCCAAAAGTTCTTTGTTATCGGTGGGTTCGAGAACATGATAAGAAATATAATTACTTCCCTTTCGTCCCTCTATGAATCTCTTCTTTTTCAAGTAAGTAAATTCATCATCGCTTAGAATTTTTTTCTTTTGAACCTTATCTAGAATTAACGTATCTTCTAATGTAATTTCTGAATTTTTAATAAGAATTTTGGCGAAGTCTTCATTGATAACCTTCCCAGTAATGGTAACTTTTACTTTTCCATCAGTAAAGTCATATTCTGGTAGAGGAAAGAATCTTTGTTTTTGAAAATTAAAAACTTTTCTAATTCCTCCACCTTGTGTTTCAATCATTCCGAGATTCTTCATTGCTTCAACCAAAAAGGGATTTCTGTAAGATTCTTCCGGTGTATCTTTTAAAACTACATCCTCTACGGAATTGGGTAAAAATGTTCCATAATTGGAAAAAACCAAATGGTCATCTTCAAACTCTACTACATTGATACGCGATTTTTTGCTGTAATCTTGATGAGCAATAGCGTTGTTCAAAGGCTCTCGGATGACAAACGGGTCATATCTCAAAACTTCATCTGGAAATAAAGTTCCTTCCCGTAAATATCTATATTTAAGATTTCTTATTTTCTTGTAAATCTCATCTACCGAAAGAATCAGTGGAATGGAGAAAATTTCAAAATCTTTATCCTGATTATCAACAGTTTTAAGATTCCAGCGTATCTTAACTGTAGAATCTAAAAAATGTTCCTCTTCCTCTCTACCTAAAAGAATAAAACAAGTTCTGGTAATCTTTCCTTTGATTGTTAATTTTGCTTTATTTAGAAATTTAGCATTATCCCAAGAATCGATATCATCAATATATTTTGGATTTCTTTTGATAAATTCTTGTTTTGCTTTTATAACAGCATCCTCGTCTAAATCATCAATCGTAGCATTCTCAATGATTTCTTTGGACCAATCTTCAATCACTAAATTTTCATAGATAATAGCTTCTTTTCTTTCATCTCGGATTTCAATCAAATGCTCGCCAATTCTTTGCCAAGCTTTCTTATGAGCAAAAACACATTGTCTAAAAGGATGTTTCGGAATTTTGAAAATCCAAATAGTCTTGTTTGTATCAGAAGTGATTATTTCTTCAACTTCAAAATTATCAGAATCAAAATGTGTCAGGTTACCTAATATTCTATATTTGATATTATCAGTACTATAATCCTGAAAGTCCTGAATTCCGACTATTTTTAACGTTTTATCTTCAACTCCAATCACAAGATTTCCACCACCAGAATTAGAAATTCCTGAGATATATGAAATAATATCTTCCCCCAAACGCCCCGAAACAGAATGTTTTAAGTTTTTGAATTCTTTCCATTCACACTTTTCATCTTCTTTGGGAAAATTTTTCTTCAGGAATAGATGCAATTCATTTTCAGTCATAGAAAACAAAATTAGTTTAATAATTTTAGTTAATAAAGATAAAGTAAAATAGGGGAGTTTTGGAAACCTTTGTATTAATTTTATGGTTTCGTGAGAAAGAACTTTCTCTGTGAAATGCGTTGCAAAGATACAATTTTTAAAATAAAGCCTGAAGTGATCTCACTTCAGGGCTTTTATTGCTTTAGCAAAATGCTATTTTATCTACTCTGTTCTGGTGTCTGCCACCTTCAAAATCTGTGTTCAAAAACTTATCTACAATCTCGAAAGCCAATTCTTTTGAAATGAATCTCGCCGGAATAGAAATCATATTGGCATCGTTGTGTTGTCTCGCCAATGCTGCAATTTCCGGCATCCAGCAAAGTGCACAACGGATTTTCTGATGTTTGTTGGCTGTGATTTGTACGCCGTTTCCGCTTCCACAAATCAAGATTCCTAATTCGTTTTCTCCACTTTCTACAGATGATGCTGAAGGATGGACAAAATCTGGGTAATCTACAGAATCAGTAGAGTAGGTTCCAAAATCCTGAACTTCATACTTACCTTCGAGGTATTTTTTTATTAATTCTTTGTATTCAAAACCAGCGTGGTCTGCGGCTATTGCTATCTTTTTCATTTTTATATATTTATTATTTTTAATGGTAAAATGGAATCGCTTGTCTGCGAGTTCATTGTTTTTTTTAATTATTCATTTATTTCAGTATAAAATTACTACATATTTTGCAATTGTTGGCATAGTATTTTAATACAATTATCAAAAATAATTCAAATTAGTTATCTAAATATCAACGATGTAAAATTAATAATGATAATTAAATAAACAAAATTTATAATCATTAATAAAAAGATAATAGATTGTTAGAAATTGTTAGAAAACCTGTGGATAACTTCTTTTAAATATTTCTTTTAAAAGTTGAACAAATTTTGTAATGAAAACTACCAACTAATTTTTTAACAAAATTTTTAGAAAACTTTTATTGGAGATTCCCTTCATTTATCCGCAAGATGGTTTTGAAGAATGAGTTGATTTTATATTTATCAACAATTGTTGATAACATCAATAATCTATTGATTTAAAGAACATTAATAATGTTAAAAAAATCTTAATTAATCTACATTTCTTGTGATAAAATATTCAAGATTTATTTATCCGCATACTCTCGCCTACAACAATATACTACAATCTTATTTTTTTATAAAAAGAAAAAGAAAGTTGTTTATGAATGTAAAATGACTTTGTGGATTTTTTTTGAGAATAAAATTTCCGAAAGGAGGGAATAAGTTTTAAATTTGTGAAACAAAGAGAGGAGAACTTTTGAATCTCTATTTAAAAACCTTAAGTTAAAATTTAATGAAATCGCTGTAACTTGGAAACAATTAGATTATTAAAAATCAAGCGATTGCATATTACAATTAAAAAACAATATAAATTTAAATATGAAAACAATAAAAGATTTCGATTTTAAAAATAAGAAAGCTTTGGTGAGAGTTGATTTCAACGTGCCTCAGGATGAGAATCTTAATGTGACCGATAATACAAGAATCGTTGCTGTAAAACCTACAGTTGATAAAATCTTGGCTGACGGGGGTTCTGTTATATTAATGACGCACCTTGGTAGACCAAAAGGAGAGGTGAATGACAAATATTCTCTTAAACACATTTTGAGCGAAGTTTCTAAAGTTCTTGGTCAGGATGTGAAGTTTGTGGAGGAATCAGTAGGAGAGAAGGCTGAACAAGCCGCTGCTGAGCTTCAGGCTGGAGAAATCTTATTATTGGAAAATCTACGTTTTCATAATGAAGAAGAAAAAGGTGATGAAGCTTTTGCAGAAAAATTATCAAAATTAGGAGATGCTTACGTGAATGATGCCTTCGGAACGGCTCACAGAGCTCACGCTTCTACAGCTGTAATTGCTCAATTCTTTCCTTCTACTAAGTTTTTCGGTTTACTAATGGAAAAAGAACTAATAGCGATTGATAGAGTTCTAAAATCTGGTGAAAAGCCTGTAACTGCGATACTTGGAGGTTCTAAAGTTTCTACAAAAATCACAATTATTGAGAATATTCTTCCTGCAGTTGATAACCTTATCATTGGAGGTGGAATGTCTTTTACTTTTATTAAAGCTCTTGGCGGTAAAATAGGAAAATCAATTGTAGAGGATGATAAATTATCTTTAGCTTTAGAAATTTTAGAAAAAGCTAAGCAACATAATGTAGAAGTATATCTTCCAACAGATGTAGTTATTGCTGATGATTTCAATAATGAAGCCAATAGAAAAGAATGCAGTATAATGGAAATCCCTGAAGATTGGCAAGGTCTAGATGCAGGTCCTAAATCAAGAGAGATTTTCAATGATGTTTTATTAAATTCTAAAACGATTCTTTGGAATGGCCCAATTGGTGTTTTCGAAATGTCCAATTTTGCTGCTGGAACTATAGCTTTAGGTGAAAGTATTGCAGAAGCGACTAAATTAGGAGCTTTCTCATTAGTTGGTGGAGGAGACAGTGTTGCTTTTGTAAAACAATTCGGTTATTCTGATAAAGTAAGTTATGTTTCAACCGGAGGAGGAGCAATGTTAGAAAGTTTGGAAGGCTTAGAACTTCCAGGAGTCGCTGCAATTAATAAATAGAAATTTATTTTTCTACATAAATTAAAGAACCGACAAATTTTTGTCGGTTTTTATTTTGCTTATATTTGACTAAGTTTAAAATAAAAATTTTTAAACGATTCTCAGCGATTTAAATTGAAAATCAAAAATGACTGAAATTTTGCTAAATTTTGTATTTATTAACAATTTTTGCACAAAATGGTTAAAAATCGGCTTTCATAATTGTGTCAAAAATCGATTTTCTATTTTTTTTCGATAATATATATCAAACTTGAAAATTCGTTCGAAAAAAGCGCTTTTACGTTAGAAATCGTTCCGTGAACGACCGCTTTTAGCCAAAAAAGAGGTGCTTTCTTATATTTTTCGCTCAACATCGAGATATAAAATGAATCAAGTAGGAGAGGTTTGATTTTTCTTAATTTCCAATCTGGATTTTTAGAAATCAGATTTTCCATTCCATTTTTTGAAAAATGATATACGTGTCTTGGGACATCATACGCTGCCCAATATTCTTTATAATGTCTCGCGTCGTAAGAAGTTGGATTTGGAACAGCAATAATTAAAAGTCCCTTATCTTTAAGTTTATTATAAAATTGGCTGAGCGCCTCGCTCTGATTTTCGATGTGTTCGAAAACGTGCCATAAAGTAATTGCATCTAAACTTTGATTTTCAATTGAGTTTAAATCGTCAATTATTTTAGCTTTTGATGTTTTATTGATTGCTGCATTTCTAGCATCGGAATTGGGTTCAAACCCAAAAGTATGAAAATCATTTTCAATATATTTTACAAATTCTCCTGCGCCACAACCATAATCTAAAACGTTAGAACCTTTTTTAATTCTATCAACAAGAATATTTTTTTTGTATTGAAGATTAAAAGACTGTAGAAATTTGTAAAGTTTTTCTTTCAAACTTCCCGAATCCTGATGGTGCGAAATATAATCTTCACTCTCATAATATCTTGAAATATTAGAAGGAATAGGGGAGGTTCTGAAAACACCTTTTGTTTCAGTTTCTATAATTTCAAATTCTTCTTGTGTAAGAAAATGGTCTTTAATTTTCATAAATTAATTCAAAGTTTTTAAACAAAAAGAACAATGAAAAGTAACATTGTTCTTTGGAATGTTTCACGTGGAACATTTATATTTTTATCTTCCCAAATATATCAAAAGCACATTAATATCTGCTGGAGAAACGCCACTGATTCTTCCTGCTTGTGCAATAGTTTTGGGTTTTACTTTAGCCATTTTTTGCTTAGCTTCAGCAGAAAGAGAAGTAATTTTTGAATAATCAAAATCTTCGGGAATTCTAATGGTTTCTAATCTATTCAGTTTAGCAACATTTTCCTTTTCTTTCTCGATATAACCTTTATATTTGATATTGATTTCCGCTTGTTCTCTCACCTCATTTTCATAAGTAGAAGCCACATCTTTTATAGCTTCAATAGTTTCTAATCTTTCCAAAGTCATATTTGGACGAGTCAGGATTTGAGCCGCTCTGTAAGCTTGGTCGACAGGAGAGGATTCAATAGTTTCAAGAATTGGATTGATAATTCCTGGCTTGAGAGAAGTTTCTCGTAAGAATGTTTCTAATTCATCGCTTTTAGCAATTTTTTCTTCAACTTTTCTTAGTCTTTCTTCTTTTGCTAAACCAAGATTATAAGCTTTTTCAGTTAATCTGATATCCGCATTATCTTGTCTTAAAAGCAATCTATATTCTGCTCTGGAAGTGAACATTCTATATGGTTCTTCAGTTCCTTTTGTAATCAAATCATCAATTAAGACACCAATATAGGCTTCATCTCTGTTCAAAATGAATTCTCCTTTATCGTGAACTTTATTATGAGCGTTGATTCCTGCGATTAAACCTTGTCCTGCGGCTTCTTCATAACCTGTTGTTCCATTGATTTGACCAGCAAAATAAAGGTTTTCAACCAGTTTGGTTTCTAATGTGTGGTTCAGTTGGGTAGGAGGGAAGTAATCGTATTCTATGGCGTAACCAGGACGGAAAACTTTTACGTTTTCAAAACCTGGAATGTACTTCATTGCTTTGATTTGGACATCTTCCGGAAGGGAAGAACTAAATCCATTCACGTAGATTTCTACAGTTTTCCAACCTTCTGGTTCCACAAATAATTGATGTCTGTTTCTCTCCGCAAAACGGTTTATTTTATCTTCAATACTTGGACAATATCTTGGGCCTAAACTTTGAATTGTTCCATTAAACATAGGACTTCTATCAAATCCCTCGCGTAAAATATCGTGTACAGTTTCGTTGGTATAAACGATGTGACAGCTTAATTGTTTGGTTAACTTAGGTGTGTCTAAATAACTGAATTTTTGAGGATTTTCGTCGCCTTTTTGTTCTTCCATTTTGGAATAATCAAGGCTTCTTCCATCTACACGTGGAGGAGTTCCAGTTTTCATTCTGCCAGCTTCAAAGCCTAAGGAAACCAATTGCTCAGTGATTCCAAATGCTCTTGGTTCGCCCATTCTTCCTCCTCCTAATTGTTTATCTCCAACGTGAATCAATCCATTAAGGAAAGTTCCATTGGTTAAGACAACAGATTTAGCTTTGATTACGATTCCAAGGGAAGTTACAACACCAGCAACTTTGTTATTTTCGATAATGAGTTGCTTTACCATATCTTGGAAAAAGTCAAGATTCGGAGTGTTTTCTAATGCTAAACGCCATTCTTCAGCAAACATCATTCTGTCGTTCTGTGTTCTTGGAGACCACATTGCAGGACCTTTGGACAGATTTAACATCTTGAATTGGATTGCAGATTTGTCGGCTACAATACCAGAATAACCGCCCATTGCATCTATTTCTCTTACAATTTGTCCTTTTGCAATTCCTCCCATTGCAGGATTACAGCTCATTTGTCCAATGGTTTGCATATTCATTGTAACAAGAAGCGTTTTTGAACCAAGATTGGCAGCAGCAGCAGCAGCCTCGCAACCTGCGTGGCCAGCTCCAACTACGATAACGTCATATACTTCGTTAATCATTTCTATTTGCTTTTGGCTAATAGCTATTTGCTAGTAGCAGTAAAATTTGATAATAAATTTGATATGTTCCACGTGAAACATTATCAAGAAATTGTTTTTAAAAATACTATCGTAACTAGCCCCGATTGTAGCGGCATCCTTTTTTGTCTTAACGGGAAAAATTGTTTTTATAACAAAACTTCTGAGACAAAAAAGATATAGCGGAAAGCGGGAAATAGCTCCTAAAAATTTTTAAATTGATTGATATAAAAATCTTCTTTTGCTCGCATTTGACTCTTCTCTTCCTCAGTTTTATCCTTATATCCGCAAAGATGAAGGATCCCGTGAGCCAAAACGCGATTGAATTCTGATTCAAAGTTTTGGAATAGGGTAGAAGCGTTGTCCAAAATGCGCGGCAAAGATACGAAAATATCTCCCGAAATGGTTTTTCCCTTCACATAGTCAAATGTGATGATGTCTGTGTAATAATCGTGGTCGAGATAATCCTGATTGACCTTAAGAAGATAATCGTCATCACAAAAGATGTAATTGATTTCTCCAGGCTTTTTGTTTTCTGAAATAATAAGGTTTTCCAACCATTTTGAAGTGTCTGGATGAATATCTCGAGAATCGATATTTTCGAAAAAATAGTTTATCATTTTATTAAAACCAATGTCCTAAAATGACACTGAATATGCCTTTATGTTTGTTAAGTGATTTGCTAACGTTGAGTTTGATTTGACCAAATGGAGATTTATAACCTGCGGTTAGACCTATGGAGCTATAATTAACCTTTATGGCTTCATCAACTTTTATGGAACTGAATAAGTTTACAATGCTGAAATTGGCTATTAAAAAATAATTTTTGTCGAAGCGAAACTGAAAATCATTAGATGCTAATAGGATGTTATTATCTGCAAGGGACGCAAATTGATAGCCTGCCAGCCGCTTGAAATTTACGATAGGTTGCTCGGACAAACCTCCGATTCTATACTGATAAAAAGTAGGATTATTTTCACCTATAGTAATACCTCCGAAAAGATTAAGTCGGTATGTAAGTAGTTTTGAAATGAAAAAATTCATTCTGATATCTGCCTTTATGGTAATTGGTTTCTTCTCTAGGTCTGAATTGAAAAGATCTATGATTTTTCCTTCAGCGTTCAGATAAAAACCCTTTGTTGGAAAATCTTTATCATTTTGAGTATCGCTCTTCAGAAAAACGTAGGGATTAAGATATCTTTCAACCTTATCATTTTGTCCATTTTTTTCACTTTCAAAATAATCGTGACTGAAACCACCTCCAAGTGCGAAACGATCTTTCCATATAGATTGTATAAAAACCTC is from Epilithonimonas vandammei and encodes:
- a CDS encoding ATP-binding protein, whose protein sequence is MTENELHLFLKKNFPKEDEKCEWKEFKNLKHSVSGRLGEDIISYISGISNSGGGNLVIGVEDKTLKIVGIQDFQDYSTDNIKYRILGNLTHFDSDNFEVEEIITSDTNKTIWIFKIPKHPFRQCVFAHKKAWQRIGEHLIEIRDERKEAIIYENLVIEDWSKEIIENATIDDLDEDAVIKAKQEFIKRNPKYIDDIDSWDNAKFLNKAKLTIKGKITRTCFILLGREEEEHFLDSTVKIRWNLKTVDNQDKDFEIFSIPLILSVDEIYKKIRNLKYRYLREGTLFPDEVLRYDPFVIREPLNNAIAHQDYSKKSRINVVEFEDDHLVFSNYGTFLPNSVEDVVLKDTPEESYRNPFLVEAMKNLGMIETQGGGIRKVFNFQKQRFFPLPEYDFTDGKVKVTITGKVINEDFAKILIKNSEITLEDTLILDKVQKKKILSDDEFTYLKKKRFIEGRKGSNYISYHVLEPTDNKELLAEYIHNRSLDDKHFKKLILEFISKSGKAKRKDIDNFIIPKLSQALTDAKKKNKVTNLLSALRLEGTIESNEYGTWNLK
- a CDS encoding phosphoglycerate kinase, yielding MKTIKDFDFKNKKALVRVDFNVPQDENLNVTDNTRIVAVKPTVDKILADGGSVILMTHLGRPKGEVNDKYSLKHILSEVSKVLGQDVKFVEESVGEKAEQAAAELQAGEILLLENLRFHNEEEKGDEAFAEKLSKLGDAYVNDAFGTAHRAHASTAVIAQFFPSTKFFGLLMEKELIAIDRVLKSGEKPVTAILGGSKVSTKITIIENILPAVDNLIIGGGMSFTFIKALGGKIGKSIVEDDKLSLALEILEKAKQHNVEVYLPTDVVIADDFNNEANRKECSIMEIPEDWQGLDAGPKSREIFNDVLLNSKTILWNGPIGVFEMSNFAAGTIALGESIAEATKLGAFSLVGGGDSVAFVKQFGYSDKVSYVSTGGGAMLESLEGLELPGVAAINK
- a CDS encoding class I SAM-dependent methyltransferase; its protein translation is MKIKDHFLTQEEFEIIETETKGVFRTSPIPSNISRYYESEDYISHHQDSGSLKEKLYKFLQSFNLQYKKNILVDRIKKGSNVLDYGCGAGEFVKYIENDFHTFGFEPNSDARNAAINKTSKAKIIDDLNSIENQSLDAITLWHVFEHIENQSEALSQFYNKLKDKGLLIIAVPNPTSYDARHYKEYWAAYDVPRHVYHFSKNGMENLISKNPDWKLRKIKPLLLDSFYISMLSEKYKKAPLFWLKAVVHGTISNVKALFSNEFSSLIYIIEKK
- the rpiB gene encoding ribose 5-phosphate isomerase B gives rise to the protein MKKIAIAADHAGFEYKELIKKYLEGKYEVQDFGTYSTDSVDYPDFVHPSASSVESGENELGILICGSGNGVQITANKHQKIRCALCWMPEIAALARQHNDANMISIPARFISKELAFEIVDKFLNTDFEGGRHQNRVDKIAFC
- the ybeY gene encoding rRNA maturation RNase YbeY; the protein is MINYFFENIDSRDIHPDTSKWLENLIISENKKPGEINYIFCDDDYLLKVNQDYLDHDYYTDIITFDYVKGKTISGDIFVSLPRILDNASTLFQNFESEFNRVLAHGILHLCGYKDKTEEEKSQMRAKEDFYINQFKNF
- the mnmG gene encoding tRNA uridine-5-carboxymethylaminomethyl(34) synthesis enzyme MnmG — its product is MINEVYDVIVVGAGHAGCEAAAAAANLGSKTLLVTMNMQTIGQMSCNPAMGGIAKGQIVREIDAMGGYSGIVADKSAIQFKMLNLSKGPAMWSPRTQNDRMMFAEEWRLALENTPNLDFFQDMVKQLIIENNKVAGVVTSLGIVIKAKSVVLTNGTFLNGLIHVGDKQLGGGRMGEPRAFGITEQLVSLGFEAGRMKTGTPPRVDGRSLDYSKMEEQKGDENPQKFSYLDTPKLTKQLSCHIVYTNETVHDILREGFDRSPMFNGTIQSLGPRYCPSIEDKINRFAERNRHQLFVEPEGWKTVEIYVNGFSSSLPEDVQIKAMKYIPGFENVKVFRPGYAIEYDYFPPTQLNHTLETKLVENLYFAGQINGTTGYEEAAGQGLIAGINAHNKVHDKGEFILNRDEAYIGVLIDDLITKGTEEPYRMFTSRAEYRLLLRQDNADIRLTEKAYNLGLAKEERLRKVEEKIAKSDELETFLRETSLKPGIINPILETIESSPVDQAYRAAQILTRPNMTLERLETIEAIKDVASTYENEVREQAEINIKYKGYIEKEKENVAKLNRLETIRIPEDFDYSKITSLSAEAKQKMAKVKPKTIAQAGRISGVSPADINVLLIYLGR
- the rnr gene encoding ribonuclease R, translating into MKNKKHTSHKNEQKLQDIGRKILRFMNQKTSKIYNYKQIAEGIDYKNPRQRELVIQALHRLLATQKIKETEKGKYIVNLNIEGTLTGIIDFNQSGNAYVKVDGMPDDVFIHQKNVKDALQGDKVLLVTYNFKGKKVEGSVVEVLERAKDTFVGVFQQIADKDFGFVVFDKKTMNTDMFISKNHFNGAEDGDKVIAKMREWRPGSKNPEGEIITVLGAPGEHETEIHSILAEYGLPYNFPPEVEHDADQIDRSINADEVAKRWDMRDILTFTIDPKDAKDFDDALSIQKLENGLWQIGVHIADVSHYVKPGTILDDEAYARATSVYLVDRVVPMLPEVLSNDVCSLRPHEDKFTFSAVFEMDEEAKVHKEWFGRTVIHSDRRFTYEEAQERIETKQGDLTEEILQLDKLAKIMRNERIRNGAITFDRSEVRFNLDDESNPIGVYFKVSKDSNHLIEEFMLLANKKVSEFISLNKRKEPTGNTFIYRIHDDPDPAKLKSLQEFVFSFGYKMDLANTKKVAESLNRLLSDVKGKGEENMIETLAMRSMSKAVYSTDPIGHYGLGFDYYSHFTSPIRRYPDLIAHRLLQHYLDGGKSPNKEEVEEKAKHCSAMERLAADAERDSIKYMQVKFMEQHIGEVFTGVISGVAEYGFWVEIPENGAEGMIKLRDLVDDSYSLDAKNYAIVGSRTGNTYQLGDEVKIKVVKANLIAKQLDFKIID
- a CDS encoding LysE family translocator, with the translated sequence MLELILYAVGLGIMLSLVFIGPIFFLLIETSFSRGPKHALALDFGVVSADILCIIVSYYASADLVYLIDKHPGFYKISAFLIFIYALYMLISKTKMHMEGEEKLISQNYLKTYLNGFLLNLLNIGVVLFWLVTVISVRNAYPKVQDFVLYIGIVIGTYLLIDLFKIILAKQFHDKLNQRVANKIRKGVGIILVIFSIFIFLQSFKKFNSFEEKLEKAEKQQPKIR